The following proteins are co-located in the Enoplosus armatus isolate fEnoArm2 chromosome 8, fEnoArm2.hap1, whole genome shotgun sequence genome:
- the vgll4a gene encoding transcription cofactor vestigial-like protein 4, whose product MLFTRMDLLNSQFLDKMNNNIGRLHYEDESRTPSLPTAMSNITGPPPHCPSKRKYGEEQMDDRINCDDDHMTKMSRLFATQLARPSAGDNRNEHWSLSHTPAEHITSSSNGLHGNHLYAPISGYVVDQPLALTKSSHDIGVGGRERSVMSGTVERQQNRPSVITCAPASNRNCNMSHCHMNGCSPSPPADERKTNANTVSDPVIEEHFRRSLGKNYKEAEPVSNSVSITGSVDDHFAKALGDAWLQIKAKGGGHQTPEADP is encoded by the exons ATGCTATTCACTAGAATGGACCTGTTGAACTCTCAGTTCCTGGACAAGATGAACAATAACATTGGGAGACTGCACTACGAAG ATGAGTCCAGGACACCCTCCCTGCCTACTGCTATGTCCAACATAACTGGGCCTCCTCCACATTGCCCTAGCAAACGAAAGTATGGCGAAGAACAAATGGACGACCGAATCAACTGTGATGATGACCACATGACCAAAATGAGCAGGTTGTTTGCCACTCAGCT GGCCCGTCCCTCTGCTGGAGACAACCGTAATGAGCACTGGAGCCTCAGTCACACTCCTGCGGAGCACATTACTTCCTCCTCTAACGGTCTCCATGGGAACCACCTCTATGCTCCCATCTCTGGCTATGTTGTAGACCAGCCCCTGGCTCTGACCAAAAGCAGCCACGACATTGGAGTCGGGGGCAGAGAGAGGTCCGTCATGAGTGGGACTGTAGAGCGGCAGCAG AATCGTCCCTCTGTTATTACCTGTGCCCCTGCGAGTAACCGCAATTGTAACATGTCGCACTGCCACATGAATGGCTGCTCACCCAGCCCACCTGCTGATGAGAGGAAGACCAATG CTAACACAGTTAGTGATCCTGTGATTGAGGAGCACTTCCGTCGCAGCCTTGGAAAAAACTACAAAGAAGCAGAGCCTGTGTCCAACTCGGTGTCCATCACAGGTTCAGTGGACGACCACTTTGCCAAGGCCCTGGGAGATGCCTGGCTCCAAATCAAGGCCAAGGGTGGGGGTCATCAAACCCCGGAGGCAGATCCATGA